From Triticum aestivum cultivar Chinese Spring chromosome 7B, IWGSC CS RefSeq v2.1, whole genome shotgun sequence:
TTCTACGATCTACGTGACTTAACAAATATTGTAATAGAAGTCTGATAGAAGTTTGTAGAATAGGAAGTTTAGATTAGTTTTAACAAATATATATTTGAAAAACATACAAGGTGTCAACAAGCTGTATGAAACTAAATTCCCCTCTTCTCCTTGCTACTTGGCATTGTTTTTCATCCTTCCATAGAAAATTCGTCTATTTGCAATTAGGTTTAATCTACATATGGCTAGCATGCCTAACTAGTTTTTGCAACTAAACTAGGAAAATCACTTGACCGCTAACAAATGTAAACCAACCCAACCTAGCGTACTCAAATTGGTGCATTTGATGACGGCTTGGAAACTTACTATTGTACCTGTTCATCCAATAATTCTCctccttgtgttttggagattgttgtcaGAAACaataagggactaatgtgtttgctagtgcacatagaGATTATAGGTCCCAGGAGTCAACAGGAGTTTGGTACAAACTCCGAAGATAATCACCTGCATAGCAGTGAATATTATCATCGAAGATTATGCGTGACGAAGTTGACCCCAAAATATTACTAAAGTGAAGCAAGTGCTTCGGTACCTGGTTCGAGGGATTTGGCTGCAGCTGAGAAGAATTAATATGGAGAAAGGACATAGTAGTTTCTTTTGTAGTCCATTTTGTCTTTCTTGAGTTATGGGACCACCGTACTACTAAGAGGGGAATAGTGTTCAAAACTTTTATTTCTCTGATGCTAAATCGAAACCTATGAGAATTCAGAGAAATCTCTTTGTATTCCAAAACATTACTCGCTAGCCAGAGATGTTGAGCTTCTGGGCTGCGAGAGATATGCTAAGGACCGAGGAGTTAGCTTACTTGTTCCTCAAGTGAAGTTGCTAGGTGCATTTGAAATTTGACTGTTGGAAACATGTCGGTTGGTCATTGGCTAGTTTtcatgtccaaaatggtcatttcccccTCGGGAAGACTGcgactataaatagccaccccactCCAACGTGAATCGTTGGCTACTCCATGTGATTTTGACTAGTTTGTTTGAGCGCTCACTCTTTGAAAGATTTGAATTTAAAATTCATCAAGAGAAAACTCAGAGCCAAAAAATAGATAGTGGTTTAGGACTACATAATCAAAGTTTAGTACGTTCCACCTATTAATCTTGAGAGTTGCCAACTCTCTAGATGGTTACGTGTCAAGTTCTTCAGTAATCAAGAGTAATTATGGTTCATGAAGACAAAGTCTTTGAAGGTTATAGAGATCATCTCAAGTATCTAACCGAAGTGACCGACACAAGTTGACGAACTTGTTGTCGAGGAAAACAGGATGAGGAGAGTTTATCTTTTGTGTTAAATCACAAGTCCCTCCAACCAAACGTAGCTCATTTGCATAAgagtgaactggtctaccaaatcccttgtcgccatcgagcatcactAGTTTCATCCTAGCCCAGTATCCCTTCGGTTGTTTATCCTCGGTTAAGTTTCAGTCATGCGATTTCCCTTTGGTAGTCGTACTTGATGTGATTCGGTAGTTTTATTTCGTTGTCTTGTATTTGTTTAGTACTTTATCCATTGCAGTGTTATGAGAGATTTGAAGTTTCTCGAAAGAAATtttaaatctcccattcaccccctcggGTCGACATATTTCATTCTTACAGTAGCAAAAAGGAGTGAATGTATAAGTTATATAGCTTCACTGGTGTGACATAGACATAAACATCATGTCCCTATAGGTAGGGGGTTCTAGGGTGGATTCCCTTGTTGTCCTAACCTATGATCGGCAATACTCAAGAAGATTTATATAGGCCTAAATCGTATATAGTAATTTCCATCCGGCGGTAGCGAGATAGTGACGTCGCCATTGGTATGGAATAAAGTCTACCCACCTTGTCCTCGCTCCCATGATGCTTCTTTGTATCGTCGTGAGGCTGATGGAAGATGATGTGCCCATATTTGGTTTTCTGGGTGTAGTGTTGTCTTCTGCAGGTTTGTCTTAGTCGTGGTGTCCTACAGAGCGAACAACCTGATTTTGCGTCTTGGTGCCCAGGGTTTGGCGTTTGCTTATGCAAGTTTGTATCAATCGTGTTTTCCTGCAAAGCAGACGACATGGTTGTGTGTCTTGGTACTCTAGTTGATCCAGTTTTCACCAACGAAGGTTGGCCAGCCTCAGCCTCATCGGGAAGCGTGTGAGATTTGTGTTCTGCAGGTCTGTCTGGCTAGACCTAGGGCGTTCTACAGACCTCTCCAATGTTTATTTCTCCAGGGCGGCGATTTTCTATGTAGACCATGACCACCACAGGTAATCTGGTCTACATCGATGACTTTCCTATGATGCTTCTACAAGCTACTGGGTTTGAACAAGTTCGCTTTGTTGAGACAGAGATCCAATGATGGAAATGAGCTTTATTCATGACGCTTCGCAGATGGATTCAAGAGTAAGAACAATTCGGCACCCCCATGACTTGGGGTATTTCTCAATTTGTATAAGGGCGCTCTTGAAAGGGTATATGTTACTTAATATATGGCATTTAGCCTTCCCACAAAAGAAAATGAAAGTATGATGGACTATGGTATATATTTATTAACTGAATTATGGTCTTCGCTAGGAAGATAAAACAAAAGATAATACATTCTTTTCCAATTTAAAAGAAATACATGCTTTAGCTTGATATCTAACCATACAGATTCATAACAGCATATCTTAACACACTAATCATCCCTCTTTCACATGTACTGAGCAGATCCTTCCTCTCTTCCATATAATGTGAAAGAACCATGACCCAGTTTCCTCCTACATTTGCCAGCGAGGCCACGGGCTCTCTCCCGCTCTGCTGCTCCGATAGCGAGTTGGGGAGGTGACCCCAGCTCTCAGCCTCAGCTGTGTAGTTGGGGTCAGGATATGTGTTCCTTTGTCGTTTTCTAGATGGCAGCTACGTATGCAGTTGGGATAGATTTCCCCCGTACTGGCTCCATCTTGGTGGCGCCATGACAACAAGGTGGACGGATCCATGGGACTTTGTCTTTGGCTGTTcctttggtgcagcagatctgatgTCCCTTGGTAAGTTGGTGGTGGTTTCTCTAGATGGCATCGTCAATTTGAGTGGGAAGGCGACAATCCAAGAACTAGGATGTGGTATGTGTATCGATGGTAGTGCCTGTGATGTGCCTCAACAACGTCGTCCATAAGCAGTGGTTCCACGATGGAAGGAGTACGGGGACATCCCCCAGTCGACGCGCCACAACGACTTTTGCGGAACACTACTAGGGACTTTCTTGTAATTTTCTATTTTTGGAGGGATGTTCTGCAAGCGTAATTTTGCTTTTTGAGGCAAGTCGCAAACTGACGAAGGCTTGGGAGAGAGACACGCGAGGGCCCCAGACCTTTTCACTGGCTTTACCGCTGGCCCGTTGCGCACGGACCGTCCACGTGGCACCCGGCCCGCCGGGGCCACAGATCCGCCTCGTCTTCCTCGTGCCTCCCCTCGTCAGTTGCTACCCACTCCACTCTCCCGTTCCGTCTCCGGCGCCACGCTCCTCCTCCGGCCGCTTGAGAGCGCGCAGGGCCACGAGCCCCGCGGAGATTCTCCGCCGACGCTGACAGCTCCCCGGCACCCGCGCAGTTCCGTGGACGACGATGCTctgcctcgcctcctcctcctcctcgccctctgtCCCGCCGCGCCCCTCCGGTCCCGCTGCCGACCGGCCCGGTCCGGGGATCCCGGTGAGCCACCGAGATCTGTTCTGTTTTATTCTTTTATAACGTTCTCCCTTCTGCTTGCCCATGGCGAGGTTCTTGACGGCTCTGATGCGACGATGCTGACCGGTCGCCTGCAGGGTGGCGCCGGCGCCGTGCGGCTGAGCGTGGCGCCCATGCCGTCTTCGCTACGGTGCTCGTGGCCATGTAAGGTAACCCTCTTCGCTGGAATTCGCTGAGCAAGCGGAATCAGATGATGCTTGTGCAAAACATAATACTGTACTACGTACTACTACTGAATTAACCTGAATTTTGTCCAATGAACACCGTTTTGGGTCCCAATTGTTTCAATAAGTGGATGTGATTTCGATCAAATTCCTTTACGTCTGTGTGATCCATATATATATAGTACTCCGTATCCTCTGTTTCACTAACTCAACCGTACTAGGAGTACTTACTTGCTGTGCAAACCAAATTTGTGTAATCTGTTAATCTGTGATGATTTATCAGCCGATTGCTGCAAATGATCATCTGTTGTATCTCTGCTGCTTGTTCAGTTCTGATCTGCTGCTCGCTCTAACTGTCATTCATGTATATGCAAGGCCAATAGCAAGATTTCTGTTGCCGAGACTGCGCGAGAAAGCACAACTGTGGCAACAGAGGATGGTGTCAGCCACCTTCCGATATACGATCTGGATCCGAAGTTGGCCGAATTCAAGAACCACTTCAATTATAGGATGAGAAGGTATCATTACCAGAAACATTTGATTGAGAAACATGAGGGAAGCCTTGAAGAATTCTCTAGAGGTTAGCTCTTGTTCATGCATTCGAAATGCTAGTATTTAATTTGTGACGCCGACAGCACAAACGCGCATGCTTAGCTCTGTGTCTCCGGCCTTTGATGTGCACATACTTAATTAGGCTATTTGAAGTTTGGGATCAACGCAGAACCTGGTGCAACGGTATACCGGGAATGGGCCCCTGCAGCAATGTAAGTTCAAATATATATTGTCATGCAGCTACTTGTTAATGGTCCTGGGTTAACGTACATATCATTAAAATTTTAAAATGCTGACAAAACTGTCCTGGGTTGTTAAGTTGATGCACTACAGAGAACATATGAGAATGTTTTCCATTTCCTGATCATGGTCATAGTTGACTGGTCCTCATTTCTTGACAAATACTTACTTCTCACCATATTTAGTAGATCCATATGTATTTACTTGCAAGTCTTTACGTTATGGGTGTAGGGAAGCACAACTTGTTGGTGACTTCAACAACTGGAATGGTTCTGAGCACATGATGACGAAGGATAATTTTGGAGTTTGGTCAATCAAGATCCCTCATGTCGATGGGAGACCTGCCATCCCTCACAATTCCAAGGTTAAATTTCGATTTAGGCATGATGGAGTATGGGTTGAACGGATCCCCGCATGGATTCGTTATGCAATTGTTAATACCTCTAAATTTGGAGCTCCATATGATGGTGTTCACTGGGATCCAACTACTAGTGAAAGGTCTAATTTCAGTAGCTTGAGAGCAGGAAATTTAAGTAAAACCCAAAtaagataaaataaaataatgcGGTGACATGATATTTTTATCTTTGTTTTGCAGGTACGTGTTTAAGCATCCTCGGCCACGTAAGCCTGATATTCCACGTATCTATGAGGCGCATGTTGGGATGAGTGGTGAAAAGCCTGAAGTATACAGAGAATTTGCAGAGAATGTGTTACCACGCATAAGGGCAAAGAACTACAACACAGTCCAGCTGATGGCAATCATGGAACATTCCTACTATGCTTCTTTTGGGTATCACGTGACAAATTTCTTCGCGGTCAGCAGCAAATCAGGCACTCCAGAGGACCTCAAATATCTTGTTGACAAGGCACATAGTTTAGGATTGCGTGTTCTAATGGATGTTGTCCATAGCCATGCAAGCAAAAATGTGACAGATGGTCTAAATGGCTATGATGTTGGACAAAGCGCACAAGAGTCATATTTCAACACAGGAGACAGGGGCTATCATAAATTGTGCGATAGCCGCCTATTTAACTATACCAATTGGGAGGTCTTAAGATTTCTTCTTTCCAATCTGAGATATTGGATGGACGAATTCATGTTTGATGGATTCAGATTTGATGGGGTTACATCCATGCTATATAATCACCATGGTATCAATATGTCGTTCACTGGAAATTACAAGGAGTATTTTGATTTGGATACCAATGTAGATGCAATCATTTACATGATGCTGGCTAACCATTTAATACACAAACTCCTGCCAGAAGCAACTATTATTGCTGAAGATGTTTCAGGCATGCCAGTTCTTTGTCGGCCAGTTGATGAAGGTGGAGTAGGGTTTGACTATCGCCAGGCTATGGCTATTCCAGAGAGATGGGTCGACTACTTGAAAAACAAAGATGCCCATGAATTGTCAATGAGTGGAATATCACAGACTTTGAATAACAGGAACAAAGATCAGGTATATTCTTTCTCATTTGTAGTTGTGCATGGGCGCATGTTTTCTCGAGTGGGGTAGCTATTCTGTGGACTTATGGTTCAAAGGTGGGGGACTTTCTTTGCATGGTTGGAAATTTTAACAAATGTAAACACTTGGGTGGATGACTTTTAGTACCTTCTTTGCCTATCACAATTCTATTCAGACAAATGATCATAGTAACCATtaaccaactactccctccgtcacaaaaTAAGTGTCTTTGATTTAGTAAAATTTTGTACTCAAGTTGTACTAAATCGAAGAcaattattttgggatggagggagtattacggACCGTAGCATGTCCAAGGGTCCAGTGTTGTATATCATTGACTTCGTGTTGGTCTGTTGAAACAACAACTTTAATCTTCACACAAATATTCAGTCTATTGTTGGCCATAAGACTATGACATTTCTCTTGATGGCCATGGAAACATATGATGGTATGTTGAACTTGGAACCTGCTTCGGTCACCTATAATTGATCATAAACAATCCACAACTTTGGAAGCTTTTGGATGACTCCAACCATCCAGGATTCCCCCACAAACTTTAGAGTGACAAGCTTCAGGAAGAACTCAAGGGAAATTCAAAAGGGGCCAAGTGGAATCACAAATCTACTGTTCCTTTTTCTgtcactcaaatcaaagattgatgGTTGTAGAGGGGGGATAGAAATTCAAAGTGATCAACAATAATAGAAAGCTCATGTATGGTCGCCTCCTTCAGTTGGGGAAGAATGGCAACCTTTCGTATGGTCCTCGATGTTTGAATGTTACTCGGCAATTCAGATCAGCCTGTAGCCTCCTATGCATCCCAGATATATCATGGGTCCTTCTGGGAAATACTCTCTTAACCTGCAGGATTAAACCCAAACCTAGAGCCCNNNNNNNNNNNNNNNNNNNNNNNNNNNNNNNNNNNNNNNNNNNNNNNNNNNNNNNNNNNNNNNNNNNNNNNNNNNNNNNNNNNNNNNNNNNNNNNNNNNNNNNNNNNNNNNNNNNNNNNNNNNNNNNNNNNNNNNNNNNNNNNNNNNNNNNNNNNNNNNNNNNNNNNNNNNNNNNNNNNNNNNNNNNNNNNNNNNNNNNNNNNNNNNNNNNNNNNNNNNNNNNNNNNNNNNNNNNNNNNNNNNNNNNNNNNNNNNNNNNNNNNNNNNNNNNNNNNNNNNNNNNNNNNNNNNNNNNNNNNNNNNNNNNNNNNNNNNNNNNNNNNNNNNNNNNNNNNNNNNNNNNNNNNNNNNNNNNNNNNNNNNNNNNNNNTGGGGTCCTTTTGCTGGCAAGAATGACAATTCCTCAGTTCCTAGGGTATCTTTTGGAGTTTCTCACAAGGCTTTTTCAGAGTGTGTACGATATTTTAGGTCGTCAATTTCCACTCTTGTTACTCCTATCAATAGTACAGCTTCCCTATGACTCAAAGATATGAAAAAAATCTATGCTTAAATTTAAAGACGTAGTcttcttttatactccctccgtccggaaatacttgtcgaagaaatggatgtatctagacttactttagttctagatatatccatttttatccatttctgcgacaagtaattccggacggagggagcatTTTTTTTCCTTGAGTGGTCTCTAACCACCCTTGCTTCATCTCCTTGGGACTAATAAACGACTCATGCACTCCAGAATATCATTAGTACCCCAATAACCCGCCATTATCACCAAATCTTACTTTTGGGCTAAAGATGTCATTTTAGTTGGCAACTGGAACAAGCAAACAGATTTTTTTTTGGAGTTGTCACCTCAAAGAAGCAAAACTATCTTTCTTGGTAAAAAGACACCCAAAAGGCATCTTAGATCCGATAATTatcaacaaaaataaaaaaaacattacAATGGAATGACAACTAGACACAGAATGACAAGTAGAAAATAAATTACCTTAAAAATCATACTAGCCTCCTTCAGATTGTACACCATCTTTCGGAGATTAAAAATTGCACTCAACCGACAATAAAGGAAAGCGACGCCTACAAACATCCTCGCCATAATAGGCTTTAAAGACCGTAATAGCCACTCTCTGCTTGAGAAAAGATCTAAAACACGCTGAAGAAGCATCAGTTGGTGCATCACCCCATGCAGTACAAGAGTTGGAGAAACCAAATCATGCCGTAGAAGAACACGTAAGAAGATGTGGAAGTCACTGCACAAATAGCGAACCATTTGCTCTCCTTGATAGGCACATCAATTGTCAAAATTCAAAGACAGTCAACAAATTTGGCGACGCAAACTCTTACAGGCCCTTCATCGGTGCCTGATCGAACGTCGTTGATGTAGAGAGATGCCGAAGAGAACTTATTCCAACATGCCATCACCGCCACCAGTTCGTTGATGCAGCCAGGTATACAAAACTGAGGGAAAAGAAAAATGAGACAGATGGGTCCCCACTCCTCTTGCCGTCGAGGAGGCCACTGGACGGGGAAGAAGAGCAGGACCGAGGCGATGGCATGGAGGAAACCTTTAACCAAAAAATGAGGCATGCAACACCAGGACTTCCCAGGGCGTCACCCATTCTAGTACTACTCTTGTCGAAGCACACTTAACTTTGCTATTCTGATGGGATTCATTGCTTTACTGTTGGTATAAACCTCGAAGAAGCAAAACGGCCGTAGACTGAAGCATGACTATTATCTTGTAAATGTGTGTCCCTCTTGTATTATTGTATATAAAATCTTTATCATGTTAGAACAAGTTTGCATCATGTCCATAGGCCAATGATGATGTTTAAAACCTTGGCATGATGAATGTTTGACGATGCTT
This genomic window contains:
- the LOC123161565 gene encoding 1,4-alpha-glucan-branching enzyme, chloroplastic/amyloplastic isoform X1 is translated as MLCLASSSSSPSVPPRPSGPAADRPGPGIPGGAGAVRLSVAPMPSSLRCSWPCKANSKISVAETARESTTVATEDGVSHLPIYDLDPKLAEFKNHFNYRMRRYHYQKHLIEKHEGSLEEFSRGYLKFGINAEPGATVYREWAPAAMEAQLVGDFNNWNGSEHMMTKDNFGVWSIKIPHVDGRPAIPHNSKVKFRFRHDGVWVERIPAWIRYAIVNTSKFGAPYDGVHWDPTTSERYVFKHPRPRKPDIPRIYEAHVGMSGEKPEVYREFAENVLPRIRAKNYNTVQLMAIMEHSYYASFGYHVTNFFAVSSKSGTPEDLKYLVDKAHSLGLRVLMDVVHSHASKNVTDGLNGYDVGQSAQESYFNTGDRGYHKLCDSRLFNYTNWEVLRFLLSNLRYWMDEFMFDGFRFDGVTSMLYNHHGINMSFTGNYKEYFDLDTNVDAIIYMMLANHLIHKLLPEATIIAEDVSGMPVLCRPVDEGGVGFDYRQAMAIPERWVDYLKNKDAHELSMSGISQTLNNRNKDQDAIETTIAQQTTPRSNVDVVSEIPSHISSTSTFEHNSQLETSPPKLPIIQALEALLLAERQGAAALRDATDIMRRQIEQSDALLTKTKQEMDEVRKKQAKTDQILRLLISGAQGNPTS
- the LOC123161565 gene encoding 1,4-alpha-glucan-branching enzyme, chloroplastic/amyloplastic isoform X2 produces the protein MLCLASSSSSPSVPPRPSGPAADRPGPGIPGGAGAVRLSVAPMPSSLRCSWPCKANSKISVAETARESTTVATEDGVSHLPIYDLDPKLAEFKNHFNYRMRRYHYQKHLIEKHEGSLEEFSRGYLKFGINAEPGATVYREWAPAAMEAQLVGDFNNWNGSEHMMTKDNFGVWSIKIPHVDGRPAIPHNSKVKFRFRHDGVWVERIPAWIRYAIVNTSKFGAPYDGVHWDPTTSERYVFKHPRPRKPDIPRIYEAHVGMSGEKPEVYREFAENVLPRIRAKNYNTVQLMAIMEHSYYASFGYHVTNFFAVSSKSGTPEDLKYLVDKAHSLGLRVLMDVVHSHASKNVTDGLNGYDVGQSAQESYFNTGDRGYHKLCDSRLFNYTNWEVLRFLLSNLRYWMDEFMFDGFRFDGVTSMLYNHHGINMSFTGNYKEYFDLDTNVDAIIYMMLANHLIHKLLPEATIIAEDVSGMPVLCRPVDEGGVGFDYRQAMAIPERWVDYLKNKDAHELSMSGISQTLNNRNKDQPGIQN